Proteins encoded within one genomic window of Sphingosinicella ginsenosidimutans:
- a CDS encoding acetyl-CoA carboxylase carboxyltransferase subunit alpha, protein MPTFLDFEKPVAELEARIAELRDTASADEPNIAAEIGRLQERAEKQLRDIYARLTPWQKTQVARHPERPHFKDYVAALVEDFVPLAGDRGFGEDQAIVGGFARMGGRKVMLIGHEKGDDTASRLRHNFGMARPEGYRKAIRLMQLADRFGLPVVTLVDTAGAFPGVQAEERGQAEAIARSTEQCLKLGVPMVAAIVGEGGSGGAIAIAAANRVLMLEHSIYSVISPEGCASILWRTAEKAADAAEAMKVTAQDLLGLGVIERIVAEPVGGAHREPAATIAALGAAIEEELDGLAPLSAGEVRAARREKYLRIG, encoded by the coding sequence ATGCCCACCTTCCTCGATTTCGAAAAGCCGGTGGCGGAGCTCGAAGCCCGCATCGCCGAGCTCAGGGACACCGCCTCGGCGGATGAGCCCAATATCGCTGCCGAGATCGGCCGCCTTCAGGAGCGCGCCGAAAAGCAGCTCAGGGATATCTATGCCCGGCTGACGCCCTGGCAGAAGACCCAGGTCGCGCGCCACCCGGAGCGGCCGCATTTCAAGGATTACGTCGCCGCGCTGGTGGAGGATTTCGTCCCGCTCGCCGGCGATCGCGGCTTCGGCGAGGATCAGGCGATCGTCGGCGGCTTCGCGCGCATGGGCGGGCGCAAGGTCATGCTGATCGGGCATGAGAAAGGCGACGACACGGCCAGCCGGCTACGCCACAATTTCGGCATGGCGCGGCCAGAGGGCTATCGCAAGGCGATCCGCCTGATGCAGCTCGCCGACCGCTTCGGGCTTCCGGTGGTGACGCTGGTCGATACGGCCGGCGCCTTTCCCGGCGTCCAGGCCGAAGAGCGCGGCCAGGCCGAGGCGATCGCGCGGTCGACCGAACAGTGCCTGAAGCTGGGCGTGCCCATGGTCGCCGCGATTGTCGGCGAGGGCGGATCAGGCGGTGCGATCGCGATCGCAGCGGCGAACCGGGTGCTGATGCTGGAGCACAGCATCTATTCGGTGATTTCCCCGGAGGGCTGCGCATCGATCCTGTGGCGCACGGCCGAGAAGGCCGCCGACGCGGCCGAAGCGATGAAGGTCACGGCGCAGGATCTGCTCGGCCTCGGCGTGATCGAACGGATCGTGGCCGAGCCGGTCGGCGGGGCGCATCGCGAGCCGGCGGCGACGATCGCGGCGCTGGGCGCGGCGATCGAAGAGGAACTGGATGGCCTTGCGCCGCTGTCTGCCGGCGAGGTCCGTGCGGCGCGGCGCGAGAAATATCTGCGGATCGGCTGA
- a CDS encoding Flp family type IVb pilin: MQFIRKIFKDKKGATAIEYGLIAALIAVAAIAAMQGLGTALNSTFNNVSTAMTTPAS, from the coding sequence ATGCAGTTCATTCGCAAGATTTTCAAGGACAAGAAGGGCGCCACCGCCATCGAGTACGGCCTGATCGCCGCGCTCATCGCCGTTGCCGCCATCGCCGCCATGCAGGGCCTCGGCACCGCGCTGAACTCGACGTTCAACAACGTCTCGACCGCGATGACGACCCCGGCGAGCTAA
- a CDS encoding Flp family type IVb pilin, whose protein sequence is MWEPHGLFRDEKGATAIEYGLIIAMVVLAMFGALSQLAGVTTGMWNNVSSEVIDHT, encoded by the coding sequence ATGTGGGAGCCTCACGGTTTATTCCGTGACGAAAAGGGCGCGACGGCTATCGAATATGGCCTGATTATCGCGATGGTGGTGCTGGCAATGTTCGGCGCCCTCTCCCAGCTCGCCGGCGTCACGACCGGAATGTGGAACAACGTATCTTCGGAAGTCATCGATCATACGTGA
- a CDS encoding (deoxy)nucleoside triphosphate pyrophosphohydrolase: MIVVAAALADAEGRVLLQRRPAGKAMAGLWEFPGGKVEPGETPEAALARELAEELDIAVDPADVAPGCFASAPLGERHLILLLYLCRRWRGTPRPIEAEAIAWLRPEEMDAGAMPPADAPLIPMLAALL; the protein is encoded by the coding sequence ATGATCGTCGTTGCCGCGGCGCTCGCGGATGCGGAAGGCCGGGTGCTGCTCCAGCGCCGGCCGGCCGGCAAGGCGATGGCGGGCCTGTGGGAATTTCCCGGCGGCAAGGTCGAGCCTGGCGAAACGCCGGAGGCGGCGCTCGCGCGCGAGCTCGCCGAGGAGCTGGACATCGCGGTCGACCCGGCGGATGTCGCTCCGGGCTGCTTCGCCAGCGCGCCGCTGGGCGAGCGGCACCTGATCCTGCTGCTCTATCTGTGCCGCAGGTGGCGCGGCACCCCGCGACCGATCGAGGCCGAGGCGATCGCCTGGCTCCGCCCCGAGGAGATGGACGCCGGGGCGATGCCCCCGGCCGATGCGCCCCTTATCCCGATGCTCGCGGCCCTGCTTTGA
- a CDS encoding class I SAM-dependent methyltransferase, whose protein sequence is MDGVDGPFDRQLRRLRRDRAARHPDADYLHRRAAAELGERLDLVTRRFDRALDLGCGAGAMGAELAARGIAVVSADAGPAFAAAAGGVLCDEDRLPFADGAFDLVTSVGALDSVNDLPGALTLIRRALRPDGLFLAAFAGAGSLPALRGALQAAEEAEDVAPAPRLHPQIDVRAAGDLLTRAGFALPVVDREEVIVRFSSLGRLVADLRGMAATNILLERSRTPFGRFGLAAATAHFAASADADGRTAERFEILYLSGWAPGPDQPRPARRGSAVASLADALKAGPRASG, encoded by the coding sequence ATGGACGGCGTGGACGGACCCTTCGACCGGCAGCTGCGACGGTTGCGGCGCGATCGCGCGGCGCGGCACCCCGATGCCGATTATCTGCACCGCCGCGCCGCCGCGGAGCTCGGCGAGCGGCTGGATCTCGTCACCCGCCGCTTCGATCGCGCGCTCGATCTCGGCTGCGGCGCCGGCGCGATGGGGGCCGAGCTCGCGGCGCGCGGGATCGCCGTCGTTTCCGCCGATGCCGGCCCGGCCTTCGCCGCCGCGGCCGGAGGCGTGCTGTGCGACGAGGATCGCCTGCCCTTCGCCGACGGCGCCTTCGATCTCGTCACGTCGGTCGGCGCGCTCGATTCGGTGAACGACCTTCCGGGCGCGCTGACGCTGATCCGCCGGGCACTGAGGCCCGACGGCCTCTTCCTTGCCGCCTTTGCCGGCGCCGGGAGCCTGCCCGCGCTGCGCGGCGCACTGCAGGCGGCCGAGGAGGCGGAGGACGTCGCGCCGGCGCCGCGCCTCCATCCGCAGATCGACGTGCGCGCGGCCGGCGACCTCCTCACCCGCGCCGGCTTCGCGCTTCCGGTGGTCGACCGCGAGGAGGTGATCGTCCGCTTTTCCTCGCTCGGCCGCCTGGTCGCCGATCTGCGGGGCATGGCGGCGACCAACATCCTGCTGGAACGATCGCGCACGCCGTTCGGGCGGTTCGGCCTCGCCGCCGCGACCGCCCATTTCGCCGCCTCGGCCGACGCCGACGGTCGCACGGCGGAGCGGTTCGAAATCCTCTACCTCAGCGGCTGGGCGCCGGGCCCCGATCAGCCGCGCCCCGCCCGCCGCGGCAGCGCCGTCGCCTCGCTCGCCGACGCGCTCAAAGCAGGGCCGCGAGCATCGGGATAA
- a CDS encoding protein-L-isoaspartate O-methyltransferase family protein, whose product MTEQNFDQMRRAMVASQLRTTGVNDPAVIAAMSEVARERFVPDDRRAIAYADALVPLGGGRALNPPMVLGRLLTEAHLKGSERALVIGAGTGYSAAVLARLVESVTALEESADLAARARDALAGSGVTVVEGPLNQGHAAGAPYDFVLIDGAVEEIPQAILDQVEGGEIAYGLIDRGVTRLAIGRVAGHALGTTIIADAAAAILPGFAKPRGFSF is encoded by the coding sequence ATGACCGAGCAGAATTTCGATCAGATGCGCCGCGCGATGGTGGCAAGCCAGCTGCGGACGACAGGAGTGAACGATCCCGCGGTGATCGCGGCGATGAGCGAGGTCGCGCGCGAGCGTTTCGTGCCCGATGACCGGCGCGCCATCGCCTATGCCGACGCCCTGGTGCCGCTCGGTGGCGGCCGCGCGCTCAACCCGCCGATGGTGCTCGGCCGGCTGCTCACCGAAGCGCATCTCAAGGGAAGCGAGCGGGCCCTCGTGATCGGCGCGGGCACCGGCTATTCGGCGGCCGTCCTTGCCCGTCTCGTCGAATCGGTGACGGCGCTCGAGGAATCAGCCGATCTCGCCGCGCGGGCGCGCGACGCGCTGGCCGGATCTGGCGTGACCGTGGTGGAAGGGCCGCTGAACCAGGGCCATGCCGCCGGCGCACCTTATGATTTCGTCCTGATCGACGGCGCCGTCGAGGAGATTCCCCAGGCGATCCTCGATCAGGTCGAGGGCGGCGAGATCGCCTATGGGCTGATCGACCGGGGCGTCACCCGCCTTGCCATCGGCCGCGTCGCCGGCCATGCGCTCGGCACCACGATCATCGCCGATGCGGCCGCCGCGATCCTTCCCGGGTTCGCGAAGCCGCGCGGATTCAGCTTTTGA
- a CDS encoding TolC family outer membrane protein, which yields MKRSDSLMRGAFLATVGWAALAATAAPAQQPAAPVQGPPMPADMSRSDVPAPVQTGPVQTLRDALVRTYNTNPTLLGERARLRGTDESVAIARAQGRPQVSVNAGLNQDLVTHNIVGQNGRTLSAGAEVSLPLYSGGRVRNSVRAANSRVDAGRADLRATEGDVFTDAVTAYMDVIRDRSIVQLNQNNVRVLETNLQATRDRFEVGDLTRTDVAQSEARLALARSQLLSAQSQLESSEENYRRVIGESAGDLQPPPTLPALPGSPDEASDVALENNSDLASIVAQARAAGFDVAVARGARLPTISAVNQTQYVNALGTADESAGLPNGTLPNSTTVNGIGLQLNWPLYQGGGAAARVRQAQATRSQFLEQSVAVERQVVASTRAAYAAYRAAMDAIASNEVAVAANQLALEGTRAEQTVGTRNVLDVLNAEQELLNSQVALVTARHDAYVAGFQLLNVMGKAEAEDLNLDGGPLYDPIADYNAHRHDWSDWDDGPEPRITSTRTVPTNANSPVTQLPQ from the coding sequence TTGAAACGGAGTGACAGCCTGATGCGGGGAGCCTTTCTAGCCACGGTCGGATGGGCCGCGCTTGCGGCGACCGCCGCCCCGGCACAGCAGCCGGCGGCGCCGGTCCAGGGCCCGCCGATGCCGGCGGACATGTCCCGATCGGACGTGCCCGCCCCGGTCCAGACCGGCCCCGTGCAGACGCTTCGCGACGCGCTCGTGCGCACCTACAACACCAATCCGACCTTGCTTGGCGAGCGTGCCCGGCTGCGCGGCACCGATGAGAGCGTCGCCATCGCCCGCGCACAGGGGCGGCCGCAGGTCTCGGTGAATGCCGGGCTCAACCAGGATCTCGTCACCCACAATATCGTCGGCCAGAACGGGCGGACGCTCTCCGCCGGCGCCGAAGTGAGCCTGCCGCTCTACTCGGGCGGCCGGGTGCGCAATTCGGTGCGGGCGGCGAACAGCCGCGTCGATGCCGGCCGCGCCGATCTGCGCGCGACCGAGGGCGATGTCTTCACCGACGCGGTGACCGCCTATATGGACGTGATCCGCGATCGATCGATCGTCCAGCTCAACCAGAACAACGTCCGCGTGCTGGAGACGAATCTCCAGGCGACGCGCGACCGGTTCGAGGTCGGCGATCTCACCCGCACCGACGTCGCGCAATCGGAGGCGCGGCTTGCGCTCGCCCGCTCGCAGCTGCTGTCGGCACAAAGCCAGCTCGAATCGAGCGAGGAGAATTACCGCCGCGTGATCGGCGAGTCGGCGGGCGACCTGCAGCCGCCGCCGACGCTGCCCGCGCTGCCCGGATCGCCCGACGAGGCGAGCGACGTCGCACTCGAGAACAATTCGGATCTCGCCTCGATCGTCGCCCAGGCGCGCGCCGCCGGATTTGACGTCGCGGTCGCCCGTGGCGCCCGGCTGCCGACCATCTCGGCCGTCAACCAGACCCAATATGTCAACGCACTCGGCACCGCCGACGAATCGGCTGGCCTGCCGAACGGGACGTTGCCGAACAGCACGACCGTGAACGGCATCGGGCTCCAGCTCAACTGGCCGCTCTACCAGGGCGGCGGCGCCGCCGCACGCGTGCGCCAGGCGCAGGCGACCCGCTCGCAATTCCTGGAGCAGTCGGTCGCGGTGGAGCGGCAGGTCGTGGCGAGCACCCGCGCCGCTTATGCCGCCTATCGCGCGGCGATGGACGCGATCGCATCGAACGAGGTCGCGGTGGCGGCCAACCAGCTCGCGCTCGAAGGCACGCGGGCCGAACAGACGGTCGGCACGCGCAACGTGCTCGACGTCCTCAATGCCGAGCAGGAGCTGCTCAACAGCCAGGTCGCGCTGGTCACCGCGCGGCACGACGCCTATGTCGCCGGCTTCCAGCTGCTCAACGTCATGGGCAAGGCCGAGGCGGAGGATCTCAACCTCGACGGCGGGCCGCTCTACGATCCGATCGCCGACTACAATGCCCATCGCCACGACTGGTCGGATTGGGACGATGGCCCCGAACCGCGGATCACCTCTACGCGGACCGTGCCGACGAACGCAAACAGCCCCGTGACACAGCTGCCGCAATAG
- a CDS encoding DUF2497 domain-containing protein, translated as MEEILASIKRVIAEDHRAPQPGPRARREVAGEEPAASAPEDDVLELDDPVSEAAGLMSSDAAAASRERLASLSALRQRTEAPPEAGALEAVVREMLRPMLKDWLDENLPGIVETLVTREIARITGRSL; from the coding sequence ATGGAAGAGATACTCGCCTCGATCAAACGGGTGATCGCGGAGGATCATCGCGCGCCCCAGCCCGGCCCGCGCGCCCGCAGGGAAGTCGCCGGCGAGGAGCCTGCGGCCTCGGCGCCCGAGGATGACGTGCTCGAGCTCGACGATCCGGTGTCGGAAGCCGCCGGGCTGATGTCCAGCGATGCGGCGGCCGCCAGCCGCGAACGGCTCGCCAGCCTCTCCGCGCTTCGCCAGCGCACCGAAGCGCCGCCCGAGGCCGGCGCGCTCGAGGCGGTGGTGCGCGAGATGCTGCGGCCGATGCTGAAGGACTGGCTCGACGAAAATCTGCCCGGGATCGTCGAGACGCTCGTCACCCGCGAGATCGCGCGGATCACCGGGCGCAGCCTTTAA
- a CDS encoding alpha/beta hydrolase family protein — translation MKKLLAASLALLAFAAGPAAFARPMTATDLATMRRIGAPAASPDGRWIAYQLRETDLEANRGRTDLWLLDMSAPGGRAVKIASSADHNEHDPHFSPDGRWLYYMTDASGSDQLWRIAIGGQGADGQPQQVTRFSVDLGGYLLAPTGDRVAVWADRDLRCADIECGNVPPPATAGQGSGRTYDQLFVRHWDTWVTPGVRSRIFIVPLGDGRAQGAGTPVATNLTGDAPSKPFGGAEELAWSPDGRTLYFALREAGRIEASSTNLDIFAASVDGGAPANLTAANQATDTLPAVSPDGHWLAWGAMARPGYESDRVVIHLRNLQTGETRALTQGWDRSVASIAWASDSRSLLVTAGEVLDEPLFRIDIATGRATRLTEGGTVGNVVPLADGSVVYTLNSLTAPDDLYHLAPDGRVTQLTRVNADKLADLDPVHVQRFHFRGANGDTVWGQIVKPANPAGRLPVALLIHGGPQGSFGNGWSYRWNPWLFSAPGYAAVTVDFHGSTGYGQAFTDAINRDWGGKPLQDLRLGLAAAGREDGGIDIHNACALGGSYGGYMVNWIAGQWNDGFRCLVTHDGVFDTRAMSFETEELWFNDHEFGGAYTNPQAAATMERWNPARFTQNWRTPTLVIHSERDFRIPYSQGLGVFTALQRRDIPSRLLVFPDENHWVLKPRNSIQWYAEVQGWMARWLHRGPGDAPLTAR, via the coding sequence ATGAAGAAGCTGCTCGCCGCGAGCCTTGCGCTGCTCGCCTTCGCCGCCGGCCCCGCCGCCTTCGCCCGCCCGATGACCGCGACCGATCTCGCCACGATGCGACGGATCGGCGCGCCGGCCGCCTCGCCCGACGGGCGGTGGATCGCCTATCAGCTGCGCGAGACCGACCTCGAGGCCAATCGCGGCCGGACCGATCTGTGGCTGCTCGACATGAGCGCGCCGGGTGGCCGCGCGGTGAAGATCGCGTCCAGCGCCGACCATAATGAGCATGATCCGCATTTCTCGCCGGACGGGCGCTGGCTCTATTACATGACCGACGCCTCGGGCAGCGACCAGCTGTGGCGGATCGCGATCGGCGGCCAGGGCGCCGACGGGCAGCCGCAGCAGGTGACCCGCTTTTCGGTGGACCTCGGCGGCTACCTGCTGGCCCCGACCGGCGATCGCGTCGCCGTCTGGGCGGATCGCGACCTGCGCTGCGCCGACATCGAATGCGGCAACGTGCCGCCGCCGGCGACGGCCGGGCAGGGGAGCGGGCGGACCTACGACCAGCTCTTCGTCCGCCATTGGGATACGTGGGTGACGCCGGGCGTGCGCTCGCGCATCTTCATCGTGCCGCTGGGCGACGGGCGGGCGCAGGGGGCGGGGACGCCGGTCGCGACCAATCTCACCGGCGATGCGCCCTCCAAGCCCTTCGGCGGCGCGGAAGAGTTGGCGTGGAGCCCCGACGGCCGGACGCTCTATTTCGCGCTTCGCGAGGCGGGGCGGATCGAGGCGAGCTCGACCAATCTCGACATTTTCGCGGCCTCGGTGGACGGCGGCGCGCCGGCCAACCTCACCGCCGCCAACCAGGCGACCGATACGCTGCCCGCAGTCTCGCCGGACGGGCATTGGCTCGCCTGGGGCGCGATGGCGCGACCGGGCTATGAATCGGATCGCGTCGTCATCCACCTGCGCAACCTCCAGACCGGCGAGACGCGGGCGCTGACGCAAGGCTGGGACCGCTCGGTCGCGTCGATCGCCTGGGCGAGCGATTCGCGCAGCCTGCTGGTCACCGCCGGCGAAGTGCTCGACGAACCGCTCTTCAGGATCGACATCGCCACCGGCCGCGCGACGCGGCTGACCGAGGGCGGCACGGTCGGCAACGTCGTCCCGCTCGCCGACGGATCGGTGGTCTACACGCTCAATTCGCTGACCGCGCCGGACGATCTCTATCATCTCGCGCCCGACGGGCGGGTGACCCAGCTCACGCGGGTCAATGCCGACAAGCTCGCCGATCTCGATCCCGTCCACGTCCAGCGCTTCCACTTCCGCGGTGCCAATGGCGACACGGTGTGGGGGCAGATCGTGAAGCCGGCCAACCCCGCCGGCCGCCTCCCGGTCGCGCTGCTGATCCATGGCGGGCCGCAGGGCTCGTTCGGCAACGGCTGGTCCTATCGCTGGAATCCGTGGCTGTTCTCCGCGCCCGGCTATGCGGCGGTGACGGTCGATTTCCACGGCAGCACCGGCTACGGCCAGGCCTTTACCGATGCGATCAACCGCGACTGGGGCGGCAAGCCGCTCCAGGACCTGCGGCTCGGCCTCGCCGCCGCGGGTCGCGAGGACGGCGGCATCGACATCCACAATGCCTGCGCGCTCGGCGGCTCCTATGGCGGCTATATGGTGAACTGGATCGCCGGCCAGTGGAATGACGGCTTCCGCTGCCTCGTCACTCATGACGGCGTCTTCGACACCCGCGCCATGTCGTTCGAAACCGAGGAATTGTGGTTCAACGACCACGAATTCGGCGGCGCCTATACCAACCCGCAGGCGGCGGCGACGATGGAGCGGTGGAATCCGGCGCGGTTCACCCAGAACTGGCGCACGCCGACGCTGGTGATCCATTCGGAACGCGATTTCCGCATCCCCTACAGCCAGGGCCTCGGCGTGTTCACCGCGCTCCAGCGGCGCGACATCCCCTCGCGCCTGCTCGTCTTCCCGGACGAGAATCACTGGGTGCTGAAGCCGCGCAATTCGATCCAGTGGTATGCGGAGGTCCAGGGCTGGATGGCGCGCTGGCTCCACCGCGGCCCGGGCGATGCGCCGCTGACCGCGCGATAA
- a CDS encoding valine--tRNA ligase has translation MSELPKTFDPAAIEARWYDHWERNGLFHPERPGAEPWTIVNPPPNVTGSLHIGHALDNTLQDILVRHARLKGKDALWVVGTDHAGIATQMVVERQLNERQQKRTDFTREEFVAKVWEWKAESGGEITRQLRRLGCSMDWANERFTMDEGFSRAVLKVFVDLYNQGLIYRDKRLVNWDPGLGTAISDLEVETREVQGSFWKLRYPLADGSGSIEVQTTRPETMLADMAVAVHPDDERYRTMIGKQVRLPITGRLVPVIPDEHADPTLGTGAVKITPGHDFNDFEVGRRAGFKPAEMLNMLDARAQVTQTADGLIPEDLIGLDRFEARKLVVARLKDEGALVPYVDKDGAEHDAEPRTIQTPYGDRSGVVIEPWLTDQWYVDAATLAKGPIEAVRSGAIRIVPKTWEKTFFNWMENIQPWCVSRQLWWGHRIPAWFADDGRIFVAASEEEAQAQAGAGVALRQDPDVLDTWFSSALWPFATMGWPDTDVKALGRYPNDVLISGFDILFFWDARMMMQGMHFVGDVPFRTLYLHGLVRAADGQKMSKSKGNVVNPLGLIDKYGADALRFFMAAMESQGRDIKMDEKRLEGYRNFATKLWNAARFCQANGIGASRAIEPPAATQPVNKWIVGETVKTVQAIDLAIAEFRFDESANAIYQFTWGTFCDWYLELIKGQIDEETRAVAGWVLDQILVMLHPFMPFVTEELWNAMGDRPYPIIVARWPMPDARAIDPEAGPEIDWLIRLVSAIRAARSELNVPPGARLALHVQGANPATTARLAANAAALGRLARVETQGGAAPAGGAAQIVVDEATFILPLEGVIDIAAEKARLAKAAEAAEKERDSLAARLANPSFVERAKPEAVEKARADHSEKSSEAEKYRAALARLG, from the coding sequence ATGAGCGAATTGCCGAAGACTTTCGACCCCGCCGCGATCGAGGCGCGCTGGTACGATCATTGGGAGCGCAACGGGCTGTTCCACCCGGAACGCCCGGGCGCGGAGCCGTGGACGATCGTCAACCCGCCGCCGAACGTGACCGGATCGCTCCATATCGGCCATGCGCTCGACAATACGTTGCAGGACATTCTCGTCCGCCACGCCCGGCTCAAGGGCAAGGACGCGCTTTGGGTGGTCGGCACCGACCATGCCGGCATCGCGACGCAGATGGTGGTCGAGCGGCAGCTGAACGAGCGCCAGCAGAAGCGCACCGATTTCACGCGCGAGGAATTCGTCGCCAAGGTCTGGGAATGGAAGGCCGAGAGCGGCGGCGAGATCACGCGGCAGCTGCGCCGGCTCGGCTGCTCGATGGACTGGGCGAACGAGCGGTTCACCATGGACGAGGGCTTTTCGCGGGCCGTCCTCAAGGTGTTCGTCGATCTCTACAACCAGGGCCTGATCTATCGCGACAAGCGGCTGGTGAACTGGGATCCGGGCCTCGGCACCGCGATCAGCGATCTGGAGGTCGAAACGCGCGAGGTGCAGGGCAGCTTCTGGAAGCTGCGCTATCCGCTCGCCGACGGTTCGGGCAGCATCGAGGTTCAGACGACCCGGCCGGAGACGATGCTCGCCGACATGGCGGTCGCCGTCCATCCCGATGACGAGCGCTACAGGACGATGATCGGCAAGCAGGTGCGGTTGCCGATCACCGGCCGGCTGGTCCCGGTGATCCCGGACGAACATGCCGATCCGACGCTGGGCACCGGCGCGGTCAAGATCACGCCGGGGCATGACTTCAACGATTTCGAAGTGGGCAGGCGCGCCGGGTTCAAGCCGGCCGAAATGCTCAACATGCTCGACGCCAGGGCGCAGGTCACCCAGACGGCCGACGGACTGATCCCCGAGGACCTGATCGGCCTCGACCGGTTCGAGGCGCGAAAGCTGGTGGTCGCGCGGCTGAAGGACGAGGGCGCGCTGGTCCCTTATGTCGACAAGGACGGCGCCGAGCATGACGCCGAGCCGCGCACGATCCAGACGCCTTATGGCGACCGCTCAGGCGTGGTGATCGAACCGTGGCTGACCGACCAATGGTATGTCGATGCCGCGACGCTCGCCAAGGGGCCGATCGAGGCGGTCCGCTCCGGCGCGATCCGGATCGTGCCGAAGACGTGGGAAAAGACCTTCTTCAACTGGATGGAGAACATCCAGCCTTGGTGCGTCAGCCGCCAGCTCTGGTGGGGTCACAGGATTCCCGCCTGGTTCGCGGACGACGGCCGGATTTTCGTCGCGGCGAGCGAAGAGGAAGCGCAGGCGCAGGCCGGCGCGGGCGTCGCGCTGCGTCAGGATCCCGACGTCCTCGACACCTGGTTTTCCTCCGCGCTCTGGCCGTTCGCGACGATGGGATGGCCCGACACGGACGTGAAGGCGCTCGGCCGCTACCCCAACGACGTGCTGATCTCCGGCTTCGACATCCTGTTCTTCTGGGACGCGCGGATGATGATGCAGGGGATGCATTTCGTGGGCGATGTGCCGTTCCGCACGCTCTACCTGCACGGCCTGGTCCGCGCCGCCGACGGGCAGAAGATGTCCAAGTCGAAGGGCAATGTCGTCAATCCGCTCGGGCTGATCGACAAATATGGCGCGGATGCGCTGCGCTTCTTCATGGCGGCGATGGAGAGCCAGGGCCGCGACATCAAGATGGATGAGAAGCGACTCGAGGGCTATCGCAACTTCGCGACCAAGCTGTGGAACGCCGCGCGCTTCTGCCAGGCGAACGGCATCGGCGCATCGAGGGCGATCGAGCCGCCGGCCGCGACCCAGCCGGTCAACAAATGGATCGTCGGCGAGACGGTGAAGACGGTGCAGGCGATCGATCTTGCGATCGCCGAATTCCGTTTCGACGAGAGCGCCAATGCGATCTACCAGTTCACCTGGGGCACGTTCTGCGACTGGTACCTGGAGCTGATCAAGGGCCAGATCGACGAGGAGACCAGGGCGGTCGCCGGCTGGGTGCTCGACCAGATCCTGGTCATGCTGCACCCCTTCATGCCCTTCGTGACGGAAGAGCTGTGGAACGCGATGGGGGACCGGCCCTATCCGATCATCGTCGCCAGATGGCCGATGCCCGACGCGCGCGCGATCGATCCAGAGGCGGGGCCGGAGATCGACTGGTTGATCCGACTGGTGAGCGCGATCCGCGCGGCGCGCTCCGAGCTCAACGTGCCGCCCGGCGCGCGGCTGGCGCTGCACGTCCAGGGGGCGAATCCGGCGACGACGGCGCGGCTCGCGGCCAATGCGGCGGCGCTCGGCCGGCTCGCCCGGGTCGAGACGCAAGGCGGGGCGGCGCCCGCTGGCGGCGCGGCCCAGATCGTCGTCGACGAGGCGACCTTCATCCTCCCGCTCGAAGGCGTGATCGACATCGCGGCGGAAAAGGCGCGGCTCGCCAAGGCCGCGGAAGCCGCCGAGAAGGAGCGCGATTCGCTCGCCGCGCGGCTCGCCAATCCGAGCTTCGTCGAACGGGCCAAGCCCGAGGCGGTGGAAAAGGCCCGGGCGGATCATTCCGAAAAATCGTCCGAGGCGGAAAAATATCGCGCGGCGCTCGCGCGGCTCGGCTAA